The following coding sequences are from one Prionailurus viverrinus isolate Anna chromosome D2, UM_Priviv_1.0, whole genome shotgun sequence window:
- the LOC125147890 gene encoding zinc finger protein 501-like isoform X2, which translates to METGQEYQSRLLWQVGLANYETSMKERTSLGKTLNLSAADVSKLIINNGSYSGVKPKLCNVCQNTFLPGEPGGMRVGENAKECHTTGSPLRCAECPSCHPRNQTLQQPLEFSGQAKDFNKGATLCTYRRAHMGETAYRYNEHREACGKSAVTAQERTHIGENHCGCNKWRNTFCEKPTQLHLGLADFEEQRHKHDQSGGNFSKTSHLAQLSRTPLEEKTFECDVCAKTFYKRSNLSKHRKIHTGEKPYKCSECEKTFISKTVLTVHRRTHTGEKPYACVECEKSFCHKSHLTVHQRIHTGEKPYECYECGKSFPVKTKLTVHLRTHTGEKPYECNECRKTFYEKSALTAHQRTHTGEKLHECKECRKAFCGKSALTVHQRTHTGEKPYECKECWKSFCRRSALAVHQRTHTGEKPYGCNECGKAFCQKSHLGKHQRTHTGEKSCMAETGSVFSKTHFLFLLAHS; encoded by the coding sequence ATGGAGACTGGCCAGGAGTATCAGAGCAGACTTTTGTGGCAAGTTGGATTGGCCAATTATGAAACGTCAATGAAGGAGAGAACCAGTTTGGGAAAAACACTTAATTTGAGTGCAGCTGACGTTTCAAAACTGATTATAAATAACGGAAGCTACTCAGGAGTGAAGCCAAAGTTGTGTAATGTGTGTCAGAACACGTTTCTCCCTGGTGAGCCTGGTGGGATGCGTGTTGGAGAGAATGCCAAGGAATGTCATACAACTGGGAGCCCCCTCAGGTGTGCCGAGTGTCCTAGTTGTCATCCGAGGAATCAGACTTTGCAGCAGCCTCTTGAATTTAGTGGGCAAGCGAAAGACTTCAACAAGGGGGCAACACTCTGTACCTATAGGAGAGCTCACATGGGAGAGACTGCCTATAGGTATAATGAACACCGGGAAGCCTGTGGTAAGTCAGCTGTCACTGCCCAAGAGAGAACTCACATAGGGGAGAATCACTGTGGATGTAACAAATGGAGGAACACTTTTTGTGAGAAACCAACACAGTTGCATCTTGGTCTAGCCGATTTTGAGGAGCAACGCCATAAACATGATCAAAGTGGGGGTAATTTCAGCAAGACATCACACCTCGCTCAGCTTTCGAGAACTCCGTTAGAAGAGAAAACTTTTGAATGTGATGTATGTGCTAAAACTTTCTACAAGAGGTCTAATCTCAGTAAACATCGGAAAatacacacaggagagaaaccctataaatgtAGCGAGTGTGAGAAGACCTTCATTAGTAAAACAGTTCTTACAGTACATCGGAGAACTCATACAGGGGAGAAGCCCTATGCATGTGTCGAATGTGAGAAATCTTTCTGCCATAAGTCACACCTGACTGTTCATCAGAGAATCCACACAGGGGAAAAACCGTATGAATGTTatgaatgtgggaaatccttcCCTGTGAAAACAAAACTCACCGTACATCTGAGaacacacacaggggagaagccctatgaatgtaatgaatgtagAAAAACCTTTTATGAGAAGTCAGCTCTCACTGCacatcagagaactcacacaggTGAGAAACTCCACGAATGTAAAGAATGCAGGAAAGCTTTCTGTGGGAAGTCAGCTCTCACTGtacatcagagaactcacacaggagagaaaccctatgagtgCAAAGAATGTTGGAAGAGTTTCTGTCGGAGGTCAGCCCTCGCTGTCcatcagagaactcacacaggagagaaaccctatggaTGCAATGAATGTGGAAAGGCCTTCTGTCAGAAATCACACCTCGGCAaacatcagagaactcacacaggGGAGAAGTCATGTATGGCAGAGACTGGCAGTGTATTCTCCAAGacccactttctttttctcttagcaCATAGTTAG
- the LOC125148447 gene encoding synaptonemal complex central element protein 1-like — translation MAGRLGPPSAERVGATDPAEKAGGQAKSSQKIEDLMEMMKKLQKAGSLEPRVEVLINRINEVQQAKKKASEELGEARTVWEALQKEMDSLSGEEVRLKETLNKKQETLRILRLHCQEKESEAQRKQTMLQECKERISALNSQIEDEKNKQRQLRLDFEEQLEDLMGQHKDLWEFHRPEQMAQEIGALDSSKEQLLREEKLVEAKLEDVKHRLCSQFGADGCSTTAEGLFLRSQEAAAAVHMFEEENRKAQELLEAAAQHHEQLQQKCQQLQQKRQRLKEELETLGVQIPAQAQSKQDEGAGPGELANPKLLGVSKEKDPGLPTKQGRTMPS, via the exons ATGGCGGGGCGGCTGGGGCCTCCGAGCGCGGAGCGGGTGGGAGCCACGGACCCGGCTGAGAAGGCAGGAG GGCAGGCCAAGTCCTCACAGAAAATTGAAGACTTGATGGAAATGATGAAGAAGTTGCAGAAAG CGGGAAGCCTAGAGCCCAGGGTTGAGGTCCTGATTAATCGGATTAATGAGGTTCAGCAAG caaaaaagaaagccagtgagGAGCTGGGAGAGGCCCGGACTGTTTGGGAGGCCCTGCAGAAGGAAATGGACTCAC TGAGCGGAGAGGAAGTACGTCTGAAAGAGACCTTGAACAAAAAGCAAg AGACCCTAAGGATCCTCAGACTCCACTGCCAAGagaaggaaagtgaggcacagag GAAGCAGACCATGCTGCAGGAGTGCAAGGAGCGAATTTCTGCCCTGAACTCCCAGATCGAGGAcgagaagaacaaacagaggcaACTGAG GTTGGATTTTGAGGAACAGCTGGAGGATCTGATGGGCCAGCACAAGGACCTCTGGGAGTTCCAC AGACCAGAGCAGATGGCCCAGGAGATTGGCGCCCTGGACAGCAGCAAGGAGCAATTGCTCAGGGAAG AGAAGCTCGTGGAAGCAAAGCTGGAGGACGTGAAGCATCGTCTGTGTTCCCAGTTTGGGGCTGACGGTTGCTCGACCACTGCTGAGGGGCTCTTTCTCCGCAGCCAGGAGGCAGCAGCTGCAGT ACATATGTTTGAAGAGGAGAACAGGAAGGCCCAGGAGCTCCTAGAGGCTGCTGCCCAGCACCATGAACAGCTGCAGCAGAAGTGCCAGCAGCTACAGCAAAAGAGGCAGAG GCTTAAGGAAGAGCTGGAAACGCTTGGGGTGCAGATCCCTGCTCAAGCCCAAAGCAAACAAGATGAAGGGGCTGGCCCAGGAGAACTT GCCAATCCTAAGCTCCTAGGAGTCAGCAAGGAGAAAGACCCAGGGCTGCCCACCAAGCAAGGCCGTACTATGCCCTCCTAG